One part of the Lotus japonicus ecotype B-129 chromosome 2, LjGifu_v1.2 genome encodes these proteins:
- the LOC130735279 gene encoding uncharacterized protein At4g04775-like → MTQNQKAWSGHGGSTTRMNNQMCESTQNTRFCARSSSFCTPCPEKSCGCGKQVIMYKSNSKLNPGKLFWRCPDWKESRTCGFFEWVKAEGEAENEADNEESSKVNVELKIVEDLTEMMDNKIGKLREELQGDMKEIMQSVIGKIMEDENEMKDKKIAKLKLKLKNEGLKSNVLLVLLVLGCAVVLAKYF, encoded by the exons ATGACCCAGAACCAAAAGGCATGGAGCGGACACGGTGGCTCGACAACGAGGATGAACAACCAGATGTGCGAATCGACCCAGAACACACGATTCTGTGCTCGATCGTCCAGCTTCTGCACCCCATGCCCAGAGAAAAGTTGTGGTTGTGGCAAACAAGTCATTATGTACAAGTCCAATTCCAAGCTTAATCCTGGAAAGCTTTTTTGGAGATGTCCTGATTGGAAG GAAAGTAGGACCTGTGGTTTCTTTGAATGGGTCAAAGCTGAAGGTGAAGCTGAAAATGAGGCTGATAATGAGGAATCCTCTAAAGTGAATGTAGAATTGAAGATTGTTGAGGACCTTACTGAGATGATGGACAATAAAATTGGTAAGCTGAGGGAAGAGCTGCAGGGAGACATGAAGGAAATCATGCAGAGTGTGATTGGCAAGATCATGGAAGACGAGAATGAAATGAAAGACAAGAAGATTGCCAAGTTAAAGCTCAAACTGAAAAATGAGGGCTTGAAGAGCAATGTGTTGTTGGTGTTGTTAGTTTTAGGGTGTGCTGTAGTTTTGGCAAAGTATTTCTAG
- the LOC130736163 gene encoding actin-binding protein wsp1-like, which translates to MKYVGGQICEVPRVELDLFSFFCVRDLVRGFLGYPDDHYKLWWKRREECFDLDLKQICLDKDAMKIARYVQSGVRQVDVYPEHTVELPVEEEPAAAGNVISPINGEKMWPKICEDPILPPEFKRGPGRPKKLRRREPDEQPHPTKLPRGGSGYTCGRCHQKGHNQRKCHLPPPPPPPISENIDEDNGTETDNLSQVFGINIDGTSLEAGAGTNDEVTAAKAKDKAPPKTTSKPPPKAAAKATSSNPKPKYKAPPKPTSKPLPKPKPSSQPPPTVSAKPPQAPRPSSQPPPRAAVTPQQPPKPSSQPPTKLAGKPPHPTRPSSQPPPPKPQQPPKATSQPTTRSAAKSGLGGRKRGRDNEIGHWVLNDFKDAATRSTIRRGKAKVVGSEGQGNKGRMSKK; encoded by the exons ATGAAGTATGTTGGAGGTCAGATATGTGAAGTACCTAGAGTGGAGTTGGATCTGTTTTCGTTCTTTTGTGTCAGAGACCTTGTGCGGGGTTTTCTTGGTTATCCTGATGATCACTATAAGCTTTGGTGGAAAAGGCGAGAAGAATGCTTTGATCTTGACCTGAAGCAAATATGCCTGGACAAGGATGCTATGAAAATTGCAAGGTATGTTCAGTCTGGGGTAAGGCAGGTGGATGTCTACCCTGAACATACAGTGGAGTTGCCAGTGGAAGAAGAACCTGCTGCTGCTGGGAATGTGATATCACCTATTAATGGTGAGAAAATGTGGCCAAAGATATGTGAGGATCCAATTCTGCCTCCTGAATTCAAAAGAGGGCCTGGTAGGCCTAAAAAGTTGAGGAGGAGGGAGCCTGATGAACAACCACACCCTACAAAACTACCTAGAGGAGGATCAGGATACACATGTGGTAGATGCCACCAGAAAGGGCACAATCAGAGAAAGTGTCATCTGccaccacccccaccaccaccaatctCTGAGAACATTGATGAGGATAATGGAACTGAAACAGATAACCTATCACAG GTGTTTGGTATTAATATTGATGGAACAAGCCTTGAAGCTGGAGCTGGAACAAATGATGAAGTCACTGCTGCAAAGGCAAAAGACAAAGCACCCCCAAAAACTACCTCTAAACCACCACCAAAAGCTGCTGCAAAAGCAACTTCTTCAAACCCAAAGCCAAAATACAAAGCACCCCCAAAACCTACCTCTAAACCActaccaaaaccaaaaccatcTTCACAGCCACCACCAACAGTTTCTGCAAAACCTCCACAGGCACCAAGACCTTCTTCACAGCCACCTCCAAGAGCTGCTGTAACACCACAACAACCACCAAAACCTTCTTCCCAGCCACCTACAAAACTTGCTGGAAAACCACCACATCCAACAAGACCTTCTTCCCAGCCACCTCCACCAAAACCACAACAGCCACCAAAAGCTACATCACAGCCCACTACAAGATCAGCTGCTAAGTCTGGCCTAGGAGGAAGAAAGAGAGGTCGTGACAATGAGATTGGCCATTGGGTTCTAAATGACTTCAAAGATGCTGCAACTAGATCTACAATTAGAAGAGGAAAAGCCAAAGTTGTTGGCAGTGAAGGACAGGGAAATAAAGGGAGGATGTCAAAGAAGTAA
- the LOC130737717 gene encoding 40S ribosomal protein S2-4-like, producing the protein MAERGGGERGGGDRGGFGRGFGGRGRGGDRGRGGRRRGAGRRDEEEKWVPVTKLGRLVRDGKIRSLEQIYLHSLPIKEHQIIDTLVGPTLKDEVMKIMPVQKQTRAGQRTRFKAFVVVGDNNGHVGLGVKCSKEVATAIRGGIILAKLSVIPVRRGYWGNKIGKPHTVPCKVTGKCGSVTVRMVPAPRGSGIVAARVPKKVLQFAGIDDVFTSSRGSTKTLGNFVKATFDCLLKTYGFLTPEFWKETRFTKSPFQEYTDLLAKPTAKALILEEERVDA; encoded by the exons ATGGCGGAACGCGGTGGAGGCGAACGCGGCGGAGGCGATCGCGGTGGCTTCGGACGAGGCTTCGGTGGCCGAGGACGCGGCGGTGACAGGGGCCGCGGAGGCCGTAGAAGAGGCGCAGGCCGCCGCGATGAGGAGGAGAAGTGGGTTCCAGTGACGAAACTCGGTCGTCTAGTGAGGGATGGGAAAATCCGCAGCTTGGAGCAGATCTACCTTCACTCTCTCCCCATCAAGGAGCACCAGATCATCGACACCCTCGTGGGACCCACGCTCAAGGACGAGGTGATGAAGATCATGCCGGTCCAGAAGCAAACCCGGGCCGGTCAGCGAACCCGGTTCAAGGCTTTCGTCGTCGTCGGAGACAACAACGGCCACGTCGGTCTCGGCGTGAAGTGCAGCAAGGAAGTCGCCACCGCCATCCGCGGCGGCATCATACTGGCGAAGCTTTCCGTGATCCCCGTCAGGAGGGGGTACTGGGGGAACAAGATTGGGAAGCCTCACACTGTTCCGTGCAAGGTGACAGGGAAGTGCGGTTCTGTCACCGTCAGAATGGTTCCGGCACCTCGTGGTTCTGGAATTGTGGCTGCTAGGGTTCCCAAGAAGGTGCTGCAGTTCGCTGGGATTGATGATGTCTTCACTTCTTCCCGAGGATCCACCAAGACACTCGGCAATTTCGTTAAG GCAACTTTTGACTGTTTGCTGAAAACCTATGGTTTCCTGACACCTGAATTCTGGAAGGAGACTCGCTTCACCAAATCTCCATTCCAAGAGTACACAGATCTGTTGGCTAAGCCAACTGCAAAGGCTCTAATCTTGGAGGAGGAAAGGGTGGATGCTTGA